One part of the Natrinema salinisoli genome encodes these proteins:
- a CDS encoding acyl-CoA dehydrogenase family protein, translating into MSSPTSESGVAFDTDEETELILESLDRFIEQEIDPLEAEYEDILTNPRTGHEEDGLLTDEYLDLIETVRKKSADAGFYAMNMPEDVGGSDVSYVTWYRAIAHVFAKGRGLNQHVLAGPEGPKPLLLLGDDDQRAEYVEPVVRGGKSTAFAQTEPTAGSDSPAMQTTAERDGDEWVLNGQKQWITNAPYADFAQVFARTSSREEAGRYGGITCFIVESDEWELGSLNNTPAEIGQQAELRFDDVRLPTDRVLGEVGHAFYDAMDFLSIGRLELGAQAVGLAEYVLERATEYAREREAFDQQIGNFQQISSKVARGRAKQYAADSAGLRCAWKLDRDESVVEDISIFNWFATQTYWEAADSAVQIHGGNGLSEDYGFMDHLNYARLLRIVEGTDELQLNTIAKQNGLLE; encoded by the coding sequence ATGAGTTCACCGACTAGCGAAAGCGGAGTCGCTTTCGATACCGACGAGGAAACCGAACTGATTCTCGAGAGTCTTGATAGGTTTATCGAACAGGAGATCGATCCGCTCGAAGCTGAGTACGAAGACATCCTGACGAACCCGAGAACTGGTCACGAGGAAGACGGGCTCCTCACTGACGAATACCTCGACCTCATCGAGACGGTCCGAAAGAAGTCCGCGGACGCGGGGTTCTACGCAATGAATATGCCCGAAGACGTCGGCGGTTCTGACGTGTCGTACGTGACGTGGTATCGGGCGATCGCCCACGTTTTCGCCAAAGGACGGGGATTGAACCAGCACGTTCTGGCAGGCCCCGAAGGGCCGAAGCCGTTGTTGTTGCTCGGCGACGACGATCAGCGCGCCGAGTACGTCGAACCGGTTGTCAGGGGCGGGAAATCAACGGCATTCGCACAGACCGAACCGACCGCAGGCTCGGACTCCCCGGCAATGCAGACGACCGCGGAGCGAGACGGCGACGAGTGGGTTCTCAACGGACAGAAGCAGTGGATTACGAACGCCCCGTACGCCGATTTCGCGCAGGTATTCGCGAGGACCTCGTCGCGAGAAGAGGCCGGACGGTACGGCGGGATCACCTGCTTCATCGTCGAATCGGACGAGTGGGAACTCGGTTCGCTCAACAACACTCCCGCCGAGATCGGCCAACAGGCGGAGCTTCGGTTCGACGACGTTCGGTTACCGACGGATCGCGTCCTCGGTGAAGTCGGACACGCGTTTTACGACGCGATGGACTTCCTCTCTATCGGACGACTAGAGCTCGGCGCACAGGCCGTTGGTCTCGCGGAGTACGTGTTGGAACGAGCCACCGAGTACGCCCGCGAGCGCGAAGCGTTCGACCAGCAGATCGGCAACTTCCAGCAAATTTCGTCGAAGGTCGCTCGAGGCCGTGCAAAACAGTACGCAGCCGATTCCGCGGGCCTCCGCTGTGCGTGGAAGCTAGATCGAGACGAGTCAGTTGTCGAGGACATCTCGATTTTCAATTGGTTCGCAACGCAGACCTACTGGGAGGCCGCGGATTCCGCCGTCCAAATCCACGGCGGCAACGGTCTCAGCGAAGACTACGGGTTCATGGATCACCTCAATTACGCGCGCCTCCTCCGTATCGTTGAAGGAACCGACGAGTTACAACTCAACACGATCGCCAAGCAGAACGGACTATTGGAATGA
- a CDS encoding thiolase domain-containing protein: MTRASVVGAGMTTFGPHERTLAELFAEAAFEALDDAGATNDRIDAFYLGNTLGGMTENETHLAPKLATHVGINGVPAQRFEDACATSSNAFKHAVQAVENGIHDVVLVGGVERCTPETGLDTPRMTEIFASASDKQYEQPAGLTFPGVFALLTKRHMHEYGTTEEQLASVAVKNHANGQHNPHAHFGKETTVEEVLESPLIADPFRLMDCCPFSDGASAVVVTSSDAADSFDSPVDVKGIGHATGTVPAADKESLTATQPARDAAASAYEQSGRSAADVDFAEVHDCFTGAEILATEALGFFDDGEGGPAAEAGRTALDGEIPINPSGGLKAKGHPIGATGTAQIVELTTQLRGEAGDRQITGAETGLAHNLGGDAGTTLVTLMEARA; encoded by the coding sequence ATGACACGAGCGAGTGTCGTAGGTGCCGGAATGACGACGTTCGGCCCCCACGAACGGACGCTTGCGGAACTGTTCGCCGAAGCCGCATTCGAGGCCCTAGACGATGCAGGGGCGACGAACGATAGAATCGATGCGTTCTATCTCGGGAACACGCTCGGCGGAATGACAGAAAACGAGACCCATCTCGCGCCGAAACTGGCGACGCACGTGGGGATCAACGGCGTGCCCGCACAGCGCTTCGAGGACGCCTGTGCGACGTCCTCGAACGCGTTCAAGCACGCGGTTCAGGCGGTAGAGAACGGAATCCATGACGTTGTCCTCGTCGGCGGGGTGGAGCGATGTACACCGGAGACGGGACTCGATACGCCGCGGATGACCGAGATATTCGCTAGTGCGTCGGACAAACAGTACGAGCAACCTGCGGGACTCACCTTTCCCGGTGTATTCGCGTTGCTGACCAAACGACATATGCACGAGTACGGAACGACGGAGGAACAACTCGCCAGCGTCGCCGTCAAGAACCACGCCAACGGGCAGCACAATCCCCACGCGCACTTCGGGAAAGAAACGACCGTCGAGGAGGTTCTGGAGTCGCCACTGATCGCGGACCCGTTTCGATTGATGGATTGCTGCCCCTTCTCGGACGGAGCGAGCGCGGTCGTCGTCACCAGTTCGGATGCGGCCGATTCGTTCGACTCACCGGTCGATGTCAAAGGGATCGGCCACGCTACGGGTACCGTTCCGGCCGCAGATAAAGAGTCACTGACCGCGACCCAGCCGGCCCGCGATGCGGCGGCGTCCGCATACGAGCAATCCGGCCGCAGTGCCGCCGATGTCGACTTCGCCGAAGTCCACGACTGTTTCACCGGTGCCGAGATACTCGCGACGGAAGCGCTCGGGTTCTTCGACGACGGTGAAGGTGGCCCCGCCGCCGAAGCGGGGCGAACCGCTCTCGACGGTGAGATACCGATCAACCCCAGCGGTGGGTTGAAAGCGAAAGGTCACCCCATCGGGGCCACTGGAACTGCACAGATCGTCGAACTAACGACACAGCTTCGCGGTGAGGCCGGCGATCGACAGATTACCGGCGCTGAAACGGGACTCGCGCACAATCTCGGCGGCGACGCCGGAACGACCCTCGTAACGCTCATGGAGGCGCGAGCATGA
- a CDS encoding Zn-ribbon domain-containing OB-fold protein, whose translation MSADELVDGDLTYASWKRSLRDGVLLGQECRDCRHATAAPKAACAHCGSRELEAVELPTTGVVYSETTITVPPRQFSDDDPYQVAIVELDEARVMAHIDGSVEIGDEVRLQGSIEADDEPAPLFG comes from the coding sequence ATGAGCGCCGACGAACTGGTCGACGGCGATCTGACGTACGCGTCTTGGAAACGGTCGCTCCGGGACGGCGTCCTCCTCGGACAGGAGTGTCGGGATTGCCGTCACGCCACCGCGGCACCGAAGGCCGCGTGCGCACACTGTGGATCCCGCGAGCTCGAGGCGGTCGAACTACCGACTACGGGGGTCGTTTATTCCGAAACCACGATCACCGTCCCACCGCGACAGTTCAGTGATGACGATCCCTATCAGGTGGCGATCGTCGAACTGGACGAGGCGCGCGTGATGGCGCATATAGACGGATCGGTTGAGATCGGCGATGAGGTTCGCCTCCAGGGATCGATCGAAGCAGACGACGAACCGGCACCGCTTTTCGGTTGA
- a CDS encoding 3-hydroxyacyl-CoA dehydrogenase family protein, which yields MNVAVLGAGAMGHGIAHVSALGGHSVIVRDVEQELVENGLTQIKDNLEGGVEREKITPAEKDDAIERLTGTVSLEAAVEDADLVIEAVPEELEIKQDVFEEAEEFAPSDAIMATNTSSLSVTEIASVFEDPSRCIGLHFFNPAHIMPLVEIVVAEQTSGDTKEFADHYVESIEKTPTTVTDVPGFASSRLGAMFSLEAIRMAQEGVACIEDIDETMRLGYNLPMGPIELVDHTGIDVNVEVMEYLREELGERFKPPQLLKRKLRAGKLGRKTGEGFYVWEDGEIVGVSDTGDVTE from the coding sequence ATGAATGTTGCAGTCCTGGGAGCTGGCGCTATGGGTCACGGTATCGCCCACGTCAGCGCCCTCGGTGGACACTCGGTTATCGTTCGCGATGTTGAACAGGAACTCGTCGAAAACGGCCTCACACAGATCAAGGACAATCTCGAGGGAGGAGTCGAACGCGAGAAGATCACGCCGGCGGAGAAAGACGACGCGATCGAGCGGCTCACCGGAACGGTCTCGCTCGAGGCGGCCGTCGAGGACGCCGATCTCGTCATCGAAGCTGTTCCAGAGGAGCTCGAGATCAAGCAAGACGTCTTCGAGGAGGCCGAGGAATTCGCGCCCAGCGACGCAATCATGGCCACGAACACCTCGTCGCTGTCGGTTACGGAAATCGCCAGCGTGTTCGAGGACCCGTCCCGCTGTATCGGCCTTCACTTCTTCAATCCCGCTCACATTATGCCGCTCGTCGAGATCGTTGTTGCGGAACAGACGAGCGGAGACACGAAGGAGTTCGCCGACCACTACGTCGAAAGTATCGAGAAAACACCGACGACAGTCACCGACGTTCCCGGCTTCGCTTCGTCCCGGCTTGGCGCGATGTTCAGTCTGGAGGCAATCCGAATGGCACAGGAGGGTGTCGCCTGCATCGAGGACATCGACGAGACGATGCGACTGGGGTATAATCTCCCGATGGGGCCGATCGAGCTCGTCGACCACACTGGGATCGACGTCAACGTCGAAGTGATGGAGTACCTCCGGGAAGAACTGGGCGAACGGTTCAAGCCGCCGCAGTTGCTGAAACGGAAGCTTCGGGCCGGAAAACTCGGTCGGAAGACTGGCGAGGGATTCTACGTCTGGGAAGACGGGGAGATCGTCGGCGTCAGCGACACCGGAGACGTCACGGAATAG
- a CDS encoding class I adenylate-forming enzyme family protein → MDGLTLGDIAVTNARKYPEDDCLVTLTGGDRDVITFREFDDQVNRIARMFSNRGVSEGDRVAVYMQNHPETIQTYYAAMKLGALPVPINHRFKDDEVSYVLRDSDAGFCVFDSDAKGTISAVASQSETQIDEYLYLGADVPDFADGFRAACEGVSDDRVEVVPNRLDDAALMYTSGTTGKPKGCVLTHDNVIQNSVNTVYSCNFGENEDRFLVVTPLFHIAAFALFNNTFYCGSTTYLMNDFDPVRVMDVIDAEDITGSFFVPMMSRALLNVDGFDDYDISSFEHYMTGAAPSGEELKQEIIDSFDANLYEVFGQTEMSPVTCLLDPQNALEKPESIGKPIVNVAVKVVDDTGEEVEPGEIGRIAYRGPTAFKKYLGMPEKTREVFDDEGHFVSSDLVRRDEDGFLYFVGRHDDMIISGGENIHPAEIEEVLHEHERISEAAVVGVPDEEWTERVKAAVVLHEGESLTAEEVTEYVGSRIADFKKPREVEFYEELPRNPTGKIVKENLK, encoded by the coding sequence ATGGACGGATTGACCCTCGGAGACATCGCTGTGACGAATGCGCGAAAATATCCCGAGGACGACTGCCTCGTGACCCTCACTGGCGGCGATCGAGACGTGATCACGTTCCGTGAGTTCGACGACCAAGTGAATCGAATCGCGCGGATGTTCTCGAATCGCGGCGTCTCGGAGGGTGACCGGGTCGCAGTCTACATGCAGAACCACCCAGAGACCATACAAACGTACTACGCCGCGATGAAACTCGGTGCCCTGCCGGTACCGATCAACCATCGGTTCAAAGACGACGAAGTCAGTTACGTTCTCAGAGACAGCGACGCGGGGTTCTGTGTCTTCGATAGCGACGCGAAAGGGACGATCTCGGCGGTCGCTTCGCAGTCCGAGACGCAAATCGACGAGTACCTGTACCTCGGTGCGGACGTGCCCGACTTCGCCGACGGGTTCCGCGCCGCCTGTGAAGGCGTTTCCGACGACCGGGTCGAAGTAGTTCCGAACCGACTCGACGACGCTGCACTCATGTATACCAGCGGGACGACGGGCAAGCCGAAAGGATGCGTTCTCACACACGATAACGTCATTCAGAACTCGGTGAACACGGTGTACAGCTGTAACTTCGGTGAGAACGAGGACAGGTTTCTCGTCGTCACGCCACTCTTCCATATCGCGGCGTTCGCGCTGTTCAACAACACCTTCTACTGCGGGTCGACGACGTATTTGATGAACGATTTCGATCCAGTTCGGGTGATGGACGTCATTGACGCCGAAGATATCACCGGATCGTTCTTCGTACCAATGATGAGTCGCGCACTGCTGAACGTCGATGGGTTCGACGACTACGATATCAGTTCGTTCGAACATTACATGACCGGTGCGGCACCGTCCGGAGAGGAGCTCAAACAGGAGATCATCGATTCGTTCGACGCGAACCTCTACGAGGTGTTCGGTCAGACCGAGATGTCGCCCGTTACCTGTCTACTCGACCCACAGAACGCGCTCGAAAAGCCCGAGAGTATCGGAAAGCCGATCGTCAACGTCGCGGTCAAAGTCGTCGACGATACCGGCGAAGAGGTCGAACCCGGTGAAATCGGGCGGATCGCGTACCGCGGGCCGACTGCGTTCAAAAAGTACCTCGGAATGCCCGAAAAGACCCGGGAAGTGTTCGACGATGAGGGGCATTTCGTCTCATCAGATCTCGTACGACGGGACGAGGACGGGTTCCTGTATTTCGTTGGACGACACGATGATATGATTATTTCCGGTGGAGAAAACATCCACCCCGCGGAAATCGAAGAAGTGCTTCACGAACACGAGCGCATTTCCGAGGCAGCCGTCGTCGGCGTTCCCGACGAAGAGTGGACCGAACGGGTGAAAGCGGCCGTGGTCCTCCACGAAGGCGAGTCACTGACCGCTGAGGAGGTTACGGAATACGTCGGGAGTCGTATTGCCGATTTCAAAAAGCCCCGCGAGGTAGAGTTTTACGAAGAACTTCCCCGGAACCCGACCGGAAAGATCGTCAAAGAGAATCTGAAATAG
- a CDS encoding enoyl-CoA hydratase/isomerase family protein — MARSLPECENFVLERNDGIVSITIDSTTKFNSLNDTMGDELLEIASFLNADDSARCAVMTGSDGVFCAGADVESFDEDGHRSDSVRVGASILHDAIVQFHQAEVPLVTGVNGVATGAGLGIALLGDLVLISEDARFEYGYPRLGLPGDGGATFHLPRLVGLRKAKDIALLDEPISPEEAVEWGLATESVPDDEFDARLDELTRQLADGPTQAYGAVKQLLTRSFDRSLEEQLAAETDAIATAAETDDHAEGVSAFVANREPEFEGQ, encoded by the coding sequence ATGGCACGATCACTGCCGGAGTGTGAGAACTTCGTTCTCGAACGAAACGACGGTATCGTCTCCATCACGATCGACAGTACGACGAAATTCAACTCGCTCAACGACACGATGGGCGACGAACTACTCGAGATCGCATCGTTTCTCAACGCCGACGACAGCGCTCGATGTGCCGTTATGACGGGATCTGACGGCGTATTCTGTGCCGGCGCCGACGTCGAGAGCTTCGACGAAGACGGTCATCGATCCGATTCCGTGCGAGTCGGCGCATCGATTCTCCACGACGCGATCGTCCAGTTCCACCAGGCGGAGGTCCCGCTCGTCACCGGCGTCAACGGTGTCGCGACCGGTGCCGGCCTCGGTATCGCCCTCCTCGGAGATCTCGTCCTGATCAGCGAGGACGCTCGCTTCGAATACGGCTATCCGCGCCTCGGGCTTCCGGGTGACGGCGGTGCGACGTTCCATCTCCCGCGGCTCGTCGGCCTCCGGAAGGCAAAGGACATCGCCTTACTCGACGAGCCGATCTCGCCGGAAGAAGCCGTCGAGTGGGGCCTAGCGACCGAATCCGTTCCGGATGACGAATTCGATGCGCGTCTCGACGAACTGACTCGGCAACTTGCGGACGGGCCGACGCAAGCGTACGGTGCCGTGAAACAGCTTCTCACGAGGAGTTTCGATCGATCGCTCGAGGAACAACTCGCAGCAGAGACGGACGCGATCGCGACGGCAGCGGAAACAGACGACCACGCCGAGGGCGTCAGCGCGTTCGTGGCGAACCGGGAGCCTGAGTTCGAGGGCCAGTGA
- a CDS encoding enoyl-CoA hydratase/isomerase family protein, whose protein sequence is MREVGTGHVLVDVDGHRADVVLNRPDKRNALNEDVLSDLKRAFEEVDANEDVRAVALLGKGPVFCAGMDLEMMRERGERAQQGESRGAESGGSLLGDVIETVDTARVPTVVGIKRAAPAGAFELSLPADFRIISEDAKYGVIEVQLGTFPHGGATQRLPRLIGLAKAKELVLSGEFIDPEEAEGIGLVNEVCDAEAVDERARELADDLAENAPLGMERARKALNAALEMPLDDGLAYERALGEQLDDTHDYTEGFTARLEGREPEFEGR, encoded by the coding sequence ATGCGAGAAGTTGGCACTGGTCACGTACTCGTGGACGTCGACGGCCACCGCGCCGACGTCGTTCTGAACCGTCCGGACAAGCGAAACGCGCTGAACGAGGACGTTCTCTCCGATCTGAAGCGGGCGTTCGAGGAGGTCGATGCGAACGAGGACGTCCGCGCCGTCGCACTGCTCGGGAAGGGTCCCGTCTTCTGTGCGGGGATGGACCTCGAGATGATGCGCGAACGCGGCGAACGAGCCCAGCAGGGCGAGTCCCGCGGCGCCGAGAGCGGCGGGAGTCTCCTCGGCGACGTCATCGAGACCGTCGATACCGCACGCGTTCCGACCGTCGTCGGCATCAAGCGTGCCGCACCCGCGGGCGCGTTCGAGCTGTCGCTTCCCGCGGACTTTCGGATTATCTCCGAGGACGCGAAATACGGCGTCATCGAGGTACAGCTCGGCACTTTCCCCCACGGCGGAGCGACGCAACGACTCCCGCGCCTGATCGGGCTGGCGAAGGCGAAAGAGCTCGTTCTGAGCGGCGAGTTCATCGATCCCGAAGAGGCGGAAGGAATCGGGCTCGTCAACGAGGTCTGTGACGCGGAGGCGGTCGACGAACGCGCACGAGAGCTGGCGGACGATCTCGCCGAGAACGCGCCGTTGGGGATGGAACGAGCGCGAAAGGCGCTTAACGCCGCTCTGGAGATGCCCCTCGACGACGGGCTCGCGTACGAACGGGCGCTCGGCGAACAGCTCGACGATACCCATGACTACACGGAGGGATTCACTGCCCGCCTCGAGGGACGCGAGCCGGAGTTCGAGGGGCGGTAA
- a CDS encoding TIGR04024 family LLM class F420-dependent oxidoreductase, giving the protein MTDRDVFLPVGAQPTLDQLVDQAVAAEELGYDRAWFPESWGRDVVTALAIAAERTDRIGLGTSIANVYSRSPALLGQTAATLQEASDGRFRLGFGPSGPLVVENWHGMDFGNPLRRTREAIEIARQVVSGETVSYDGEYFSLDGFRLRCDPPEPAPPIDTAGLGPKAVELAGRFADGWHAVNYTRDGIAERLEDLRRGVELGDRDRDDLRVTLSVSCCALEDGERARELVAQHIAFYIGGMGTFYRDNLARQGYDELAHDIHDAWQRGERDYATDRVRAELRDQMGAAGTPDEARTQLERFEAIDGVDAIYVSFPRGAEPDEIHETMIAMAP; this is encoded by the coding sequence ATGACAGACCGTGATGTATTTCTCCCGGTCGGCGCACAGCCCACGCTCGATCAGCTCGTCGATCAGGCGGTCGCCGCGGAGGAACTTGGATACGATCGCGCCTGGTTCCCCGAATCGTGGGGTCGAGACGTCGTGACGGCGCTCGCGATCGCTGCCGAGCGAACGGATCGGATCGGTCTTGGAACGAGCATCGCAAACGTCTACTCCAGATCACCGGCCCTGCTCGGACAGACGGCCGCGACGCTGCAGGAAGCCAGTGACGGACGCTTCCGACTCGGATTCGGTCCGAGCGGTCCGCTCGTCGTCGAGAACTGGCACGGGATGGACTTCGGCAACCCGCTGCGTCGAACGCGAGAGGCGATCGAAATCGCTCGACAGGTAGTGAGCGGTGAGACCGTCTCCTACGACGGCGAGTACTTCTCGCTGGATGGCTTCCGACTCCGATGTGACCCGCCAGAGCCAGCGCCGCCGATCGACACGGCGGGACTCGGCCCGAAAGCCGTCGAACTCGCTGGGCGATTCGCCGACGGCTGGCACGCCGTCAACTACACGAGGGACGGAATCGCCGAACGCCTCGAGGACCTCCGACGCGGCGTCGAACTGGGAGACAGGGATCGGGATGACCTCCGCGTCACGCTCTCCGTGAGCTGCTGTGCCCTCGAAGACGGTGAACGCGCCCGTGAACTCGTCGCACAACACATCGCCTTCTATATCGGCGGGATGGGAACGTTTTACCGCGATAACCTCGCTCGACAGGGCTACGACGAACTGGCACACGATATCCACGACGCGTGGCAGCGAGGGGAGCGCGACTATGCCACGGATCGAGTGCGGGCGGAGTTACGCGATCAGATGGGCGCTGCCGGCACGCCGGACGAGGCCCGCACGCAACTGGAACGGTTCGAGGCCATCGACGGCGTCGATGCGATCTATGTCTCGTTCCCGCGCGGGGCCGAACCCGACGAGATACACGAGACCATGATCGCGATGGCTCCGTAG
- a CDS encoding acyl-CoA dehydrogenase family protein, with amino-acid sequence MAQSAETSPGVSFGTDDETELILQSLEEFVEQEVKPIADELGETLTNPRLGHEPNGRLTDEVLEARREVRRKSAEAGFYAMNMPESVGGEDVSAVTWYRANKHLAKQDVPLASNVLAGPGGPKPLLAQAEGEQVERYLEPAMRAEKTTAFGQTEPGVGSDSPNMETRAERDGDEWVLNGQKQWITNAPYADFIQVFARTTPQEEVGRHGGITCFIVEADEYEIGTLNNAVGATGIQAEVHFDDVRLSDDRVLGSVDNAFYDAMSFLGLGRVEIGATAVGHAEWLLDEATNYANEREAFGEQIGQYQAISHKIARGRANALAADTVGLKCAWLLDQGEPAIAESSILKWFASNTFWEIADDVVQIHGANGLAEENPFMDRLHRARIQRVVEGTDEIQLNTIAKQYGVEM; translated from the coding sequence ATGGCACAATCAGCCGAGACTAGCCCCGGCGTTTCGTTCGGGACCGACGACGAGACGGAACTCATTCTCCAGAGCCTCGAGGAGTTCGTCGAGCAGGAAGTGAAACCGATCGCAGACGAGCTCGGTGAGACGCTCACGAACCCCCGGCTCGGACACGAACCGAACGGTCGGCTGACCGACGAGGTGCTCGAGGCGAGACGGGAGGTGCGACGAAAGAGCGCGGAGGCCGGCTTCTACGCGATGAACATGCCAGAGTCCGTCGGCGGCGAGGACGTGTCGGCCGTCACGTGGTACCGCGCGAACAAGCACCTCGCGAAGCAGGACGTGCCACTGGCATCGAACGTTCTCGCCGGACCTGGTGGTCCGAAGCCGCTTCTCGCTCAGGCGGAGGGAGAGCAAGTCGAGCGATATCTCGAGCCGGCGATGCGCGCGGAGAAGACGACCGCGTTCGGCCAGACGGAACCCGGCGTGGGGTCGGACTCGCCGAACATGGAGACGCGAGCCGAGAGAGACGGCGACGAGTGGGTACTCAACGGGCAGAAGCAGTGGATCACGAACGCTCCGTACGCCGATTTCATTCAGGTCTTCGCGAGGACGACGCCGCAGGAAGAAGTGGGTCGACACGGCGGAATCACGTGTTTCATCGTCGAGGCCGACGAGTACGAGATCGGGACCCTGAACAACGCCGTCGGCGCGACCGGCATACAGGCGGAGGTCCACTTCGACGACGTCCGGCTCTCGGACGATCGCGTCCTCGGGAGCGTCGACAACGCGTTCTACGACGCGATGTCGTTCCTCGGGCTCGGTCGCGTCGAGATCGGCGCGACGGCGGTCGGCCACGCGGAGTGGCTGCTCGACGAGGCCACGAACTACGCGAACGAGCGAGAGGCGTTCGGCGAGCAAATCGGCCAATATCAGGCGATATCGCACAAGATCGCTCGCGGACGAGCGAACGCGCTGGCGGCCGACACCGTCGGTCTCAAATGCGCCTGGCTGCTCGATCAGGGCGAGCCGGCGATCGCCGAATCGTCGATCCTCAAGTGGTTCGCGAGTAACACCTTCTGGGAGATCGCCGACGACGTCGTCCAGATTCACGGTGCCAACGGCCTCGCCGAGGAAAACCCGTTCATGGACCGCCTCCATCGCGCCCGAATCCAACGAGTCGTCGAGGGAACCGACGAAATTCAGCTCAATACGATCGCCAAACAGTACGGCGTGGAAATGTAA